Proteins co-encoded in one Spirosoma endbachense genomic window:
- a CDS encoding HU family DNA-binding protein yields the protein MTKADVIAEIADKTGIDKAEVTNTLETFFSVVKDSLAEGENIYVRGFGSFINKKRAKKVARNISKNTAMVIDEHFIPSFKPAKVFVEQVKTSDKAKVAAE from the coding sequence GTGACGAAAGCAGACGTAATTGCAGAGATCGCCGATAAGACCGGAATCGATAAGGCCGAGGTAACGAACACTCTTGAGACCTTCTTTTCGGTGGTTAAGGACTCGTTGGCCGAGGGAGAGAATATCTATGTGAGAGGGTTCGGCAGTTTCATTAACAAGAAAAGAGCCAAGAAGGTAGCCCGGAACATCTCGAAAAACACCGCAATGGTGATTGATGAGCATTTCATCCCGAGCTTCAAGCCCGCCAAGGTTTTCGTTGAGCAAGTGAAAACCAGCGACAAAGCCAAAGTAGCGGCTGAGTAA
- a CDS encoding tetratricopeptide repeat protein: MNKSILLVVVLATALTAGLYTLPKVVVRNETKQLSESMPGSRTTQAPMATQPGATAGNGAPDRSTIHQKPLSPEQQKQLDRLKTQFLATGSAQKEASATKLIALFREVTQYDSAAYYAGLLATDQPTEQNLLQAGDQYFEAYTFAVDETKTAMLGQKTRDFYQQVLAKNPGLLAAKANMAMTYVNTDTPMQGIMLLRDVLKQDPTNELALFNLGLLSMRSGQYERAVERFRQILVTNPASRKAQFYLGVSLAESGQKEEAKKVLAQVKKQEKDPQVLAAVQEYEERLK; this comes from the coding sequence ATGAATAAGTCAATATTGTTGGTTGTTGTGTTGGCTACGGCCTTAACTGCAGGGTTATACACTTTGCCTAAGGTTGTTGTACGTAACGAGACCAAACAGTTGAGTGAATCCATGCCGGGAAGTCGCACGACGCAGGCGCCCATGGCTACTCAGCCAGGGGCAACCGCTGGTAACGGAGCGCCAGATCGCTCAACGATTCACCAAAAGCCGCTATCACCCGAACAGCAGAAACAACTGGATCGGTTGAAAACACAGTTTTTGGCGACCGGATCGGCTCAGAAAGAAGCATCGGCAACCAAGTTAATTGCCCTGTTCCGGGAGGTTACCCAGTATGATAGCGCGGCTTATTATGCCGGTCTATTAGCCACGGATCAACCAACCGAACAGAATTTGCTTCAGGCAGGTGATCAGTATTTTGAAGCGTACACCTTTGCTGTCGACGAAACGAAAACGGCAATGCTGGGTCAAAAAACCCGCGATTTTTATCAACAAGTCCTTGCAAAGAATCCAGGTTTGCTAGCGGCCAAAGCCAATATGGCGATGACCTATGTTAACACGGATACGCCAATGCAGGGAATCATGCTTTTGCGCGATGTGTTGAAGCAGGACCCAACCAATGAGTTGGCCTTGTTTAACCTCGGGCTTCTGTCAATGCGGTCAGGCCAGTATGAGCGTGCTGTTGAACGGTTCCGTCAGATTTTAGTTACGAATCCGGCTAGCCGAAAAGCACAATTTTACCTGGGTGTAAGTCTGGCCGAGTCAGGGCAAAAAGAGGAAGCAAAGAAAGTCTTGGCTCAGGTAAAAAAGCAGGAGAAAGATCCACAGGTTCTGGCCGCTGTTCAGGAATACGAAGAGCGGTTAAAGTAA
- a CDS encoding Rne/Rng family ribonuclease, translated as MSNELVISSTQKGDRIALLQNKRLLEYHEEELDSSFTVGDLYLGTVKKLSSGLNAAFVDVGHEKDGFLHYQDLGPNINSLNKFVKDVIAKRVTTGRLNSTQLEPVIEKIGKIDKVLTKNAPILVQVVKEPISTKGPRLSCDISIAGRYLVLVPFSDGVNLSKKITDRAERSRLLRLMSSLKPQNFGVIVRTVAQDKDVEELDRDLQHSLAKWEQAVKTLADAKPRDRVLGEMNRASSILRDMLNETFESITVDTRESFDEIREYIHTIAPDKEKIVKLHNGKAKVFEALGLEKQLKSLFGRSVSLPGGGYLIIEHTEALHVIDVNSGNKSNSEEDQEATAISVNREAAKEIARQLRLRDMGGIIVVDFIDMKKAENKKLLQDIMRDEMKTDRSKFTILPLTKFGLMQITRQRVRPEMNIVTREVCPTCGGTGTIQASVLVTDVIENNLDYILTKQNERGISIAMHPFLYAYYTKGLYSKQIQWYIKYKSWIKLVKDSSLGIVNFKFFNKSGEEIETGSGA; from the coding sequence GTGAGTAATGAATTAGTTATCAGTTCGACTCAGAAAGGTGATCGGATTGCGCTCTTGCAAAACAAGAGATTGCTGGAATATCACGAAGAAGAGTTAGACAGCAGCTTTACCGTTGGCGATCTTTATTTAGGAACAGTCAAAAAACTTTCATCGGGCCTCAATGCAGCTTTTGTGGATGTAGGCCATGAAAAAGATGGTTTTTTGCACTATCAGGACTTAGGGCCGAATATCAATTCGCTCAATAAGTTTGTTAAAGACGTAATCGCCAAGCGCGTCACCACCGGTCGGCTCAACAGCACACAGCTGGAGCCGGTCATCGAAAAAATTGGGAAAATCGATAAGGTACTGACGAAAAACGCGCCCATCCTGGTCCAGGTGGTTAAAGAACCCATCTCAACCAAAGGTCCACGCCTTTCCTGCGACATTTCCATTGCGGGCCGTTATCTGGTCCTCGTGCCGTTTTCAGACGGCGTTAATTTATCAAAGAAGATTACGGACCGAGCCGAGCGGTCGCGCTTGCTACGGCTTATGTCGTCATTAAAGCCTCAGAATTTTGGGGTTATTGTGCGAACTGTTGCACAGGACAAAGATGTTGAAGAACTTGACCGCGACCTTCAGCACTCACTCGCCAAGTGGGAGCAGGCTGTTAAGACGTTAGCCGATGCCAAACCCAGAGATCGAGTATTGGGTGAAATGAATCGGGCTTCCTCTATTCTACGGGACATGCTCAATGAAACATTTGAGAGCATCACAGTAGATACCCGCGAGTCGTTCGACGAGATTCGGGAATACATTCATACCATTGCTCCCGATAAGGAGAAAATTGTTAAACTTCATAATGGTAAGGCAAAGGTTTTTGAAGCCTTAGGATTAGAAAAACAATTAAAATCTCTATTTGGTCGCTCGGTGAGTTTACCGGGTGGCGGTTATCTAATTATTGAGCATACTGAAGCCTTACACGTAATTGATGTCAATAGCGGCAACAAGTCGAATTCAGAAGAAGATCAGGAAGCTACAGCCATCAGCGTCAATCGTGAGGCTGCCAAAGAAATAGCCCGGCAACTTCGTCTGCGTGATATGGGCGGCATTATCGTCGTTGATTTTATTGACATGAAGAAAGCAGAAAACAAAAAGCTTCTGCAGGACATCATGCGCGATGAGATGAAAACAGACCGCTCGAAGTTTACAATTTTACCCCTGACTAAATTTGGGCTAATGCAAATTACACGTCAGCGTGTACGGCCCGAAATGAACATTGTTACGCGCGAGGTTTGCCCAACATGCGGTGGTACTGGCACCATTCAGGCTAGTGTTCTGGTTACTGATGTTATCGAAAACAATCTCGATTACATTTTAACAAAACAGAACGAGCGGGGTATTTCAATTGCAATGCACCCATTTTTATATGCCTATTATACCAAGGGATTATACTCCAAACAAATCCAATGGTATATCAAGTATAAATCATGGATTAAACTCGTTAAAGACAGTTCATTAGGTATTGTGAATTTCAAATTCTTCAATAAATCTGGTGAAGAGATTGAAACAGGTAGTGGTGCTTAG
- a CDS encoding lysophospholipid acyltransferase family protein: MPSSLRLYKQELTRCRDHFRQLNLQKERGYLMKLTTFSANVENIMPSISRSEHETLFQELLLQQIFTNFDQKCLTAGDLVKTRGAQEYLAKQDGPRIYCTYHLGSYRLLTSVLFRRGVDCILLVGNNMNRTQGDDMTEHIEALREKHGLTNVFRVVEAGHPSAGLTVLRELKAGRSLIVFVDGSPETAPEPGEEDKFLSVPLGSRRVLTRKGVGYLSHATGAPIIPVVSYRQPDLTNVLHCLDPIRPIRNSDRDMYCREAMTQLYKAFWPYLKRYPAQWEGWTFIHLFLEPELAKNTRFSGWPTRPTFNQDRYSLCDLEQAPILFDRRLYQTYEITEDLRDLLLNINSVDSVEGLVGKEMFGELMEMEVLR; the protein is encoded by the coding sequence ATGCCGTCTTCACTGCGTCTTTACAAACAAGAACTTACCCGTTGTCGTGATCACTTCCGGCAGCTTAACCTACAAAAGGAAAGAGGGTATCTGATGAAACTCACCACGTTCTCGGCGAACGTTGAAAACATCATGCCATCTATATCCCGTAGCGAACATGAAACACTGTTTCAGGAGTTATTGTTACAGCAGATCTTTACTAACTTCGATCAGAAGTGCCTAACGGCAGGTGATCTTGTGAAGACGCGAGGAGCGCAGGAATATCTTGCCAAACAAGACGGCCCCAGGATTTACTGTACCTATCACCTTGGCTCATATCGGCTCCTGACAAGTGTATTGTTTCGCCGGGGAGTAGATTGTATATTGCTGGTCGGTAACAATATGAACCGCACTCAGGGTGATGATATGACTGAACATATCGAGGCTCTGCGAGAGAAACATGGTTTGACAAATGTCTTCCGTGTTGTTGAAGCGGGGCATCCATCGGCGGGATTAACGGTTCTACGTGAGCTGAAAGCCGGTCGATCACTAATTGTCTTTGTAGATGGCAGTCCAGAAACGGCTCCTGAGCCTGGCGAGGAGGATAAATTCCTATCAGTTCCGCTAGGGAGCCGTCGCGTCCTGACCAGAAAAGGCGTAGGCTACCTGTCACATGCCACTGGAGCGCCAATAATACCGGTTGTCAGTTATCGACAGCCTGATCTGACAAACGTTCTTCATTGTCTCGATCCGATTCGACCTATTCGGAATAGTGATCGGGATATGTATTGCCGTGAGGCAATGACGCAACTTTATAAGGCTTTTTGGCCTTATCTGAAGCGATACCCGGCTCAATGGGAGGGATGGACATTCATCCATTTGTTTTTAGAGCCGGAGCTAGCAAAAAATACACGGTTTAGTGGTTGGCCAACGCGACCGACCTTTAATCAGGACCGCTATTCACTTTGCGATCTGGAACAGGCACCGATTCTTTTTGATCGGCGACTCTATCAGACCTATGAAATTACGGAAGACCTGCGTGATCTGCTTCTAAACATCAATTCAGTTGATTCGGTAGAAGGACTCGTCGGAAAAGAGATGTTCGGCGAGTTAATGGAAATGGAGGTTCTCCGCTAA